A genome region from Bacteroidetes Order II. bacterium includes the following:
- the tagF gene encoding type VI secretion system-associated protein TagF gives MLPFCFGKLPAFGDFVRVQATGPDVSHFDIWLQEGILAGRTHWEADWELIWRKAPPYHYFYADPSSHRFLSGRLQTSRDKSGRLFPITFGIRGALQGLAHTLLPSLVLALHPAYRKTVEYLDQPSPDLLHPHIEQMVHSLPLPDKVFFAQAQNHLKLFLETTTQAAFWFGIYGDFKDFRRMDLWHQLFNFIHFARLEKNRKFPGIVLPLSASETVVATEVAFWLTAVLRLWGSAIYPSLFWSLPQSRGSRRLLIFLEKPNPDALIALLDGEMGLPAVYPMGYGTIVGQAIPYHVRESLENPAMSLAQIIQKIPERI, from the coding sequence ATGCTGCCATTCTGTTTTGGGAAGTTGCCTGCATTTGGGGACTTTGTTCGGGTTCAGGCCACCGGGCCAGATGTGAGCCACTTCGACATTTGGCTTCAAGAAGGCATCCTTGCCGGAAGAACGCACTGGGAAGCGGACTGGGAACTCATTTGGCGAAAAGCCCCGCCCTACCATTATTTCTACGCCGATCCTTCGAGCCACCGCTTTCTTTCTGGTCGCCTCCAAACCAGCCGCGATAAATCCGGCAGACTATTCCCTATAACCTTTGGCATACGCGGAGCATTACAAGGATTAGCCCATACGCTCCTCCCTTCTTTAGTCTTAGCCTTGCATCCAGCCTATCGAAAGACAGTGGAGTACCTTGATCAACCTTCGCCCGATCTTTTGCATCCACACATCGAACAAATGGTACACAGTTTGCCTCTTCCTGATAAAGTATTCTTTGCACAGGCCCAAAACCACCTGAAATTATTTTTGGAAACGACGACACAAGCCGCGTTTTGGTTTGGGATCTACGGAGATTTTAAAGATTTTCGCAGAATGGATTTGTGGCATCAGCTATTCAATTTTATCCATTTTGCACGATTAGAGAAAAACCGAAAATTTCCCGGTATTGTCTTGCCCCTGAGTGCCTCGGAAACGGTGGTGGCTACCGAGGTCGCTTTTTGGCTAACGGCTGTTCTGCGGTTGTGGGGCTCGGCCATTTACCCAAGCCTCTTTTGGTCTTTGCCTCAATCTCGTGGCTCGCGCCGCCTATTAATATTTCTCGAGAAACCAAACCCAGATGCTTTAATTGCCCTCTTAGACGGTGAAATGGGGCTTCCAGCCGTCTATCCGATGGGTTACGGAACCATTGTAGGCCAAGCCATCCCGTACCATGTCAGGGAATCCTTGGAAAACCCGGCTATGAGCCTTGCCCAAATAATCCAAAAAATCCCTGAGCGCATTTAG